The window AGTGGAATTGCTCTGGAACATACCTCCAAGGGAGGCAGTGGTGTTACCGTCCCTGAAGGTGTGCAGGAAACTTGGAGATGCGACACTGAGGGCCAtatttagtgggcatggtggggatgacCCATCTGGATGCTACCAGTTCTGCCTGCTGAGACTGCCCTGGTAGGGGTTTGAatgtgaggtcccttccaacccctacaattcttCAGTTCTGTACTGCAGCCTCTTTAGTGGCAACGTGTGGTTGTATGAACTTACAACGATCATCTTTTGTTCTTCATCCATCATCCTTCTTTGTTCTAACTACTACTACAACGTAGCTCTCTCTTTGTTCATTGCATTTCCTCAGCTTTGATTTGTCACCAAATTTTCAGCACAATCAACATTTTATTATCATGATATATGCTTGGGAATAATACTCTTTTCACTGGGAAATTTgtctttttatctttctttgtcTAAGTAGTGGGGAGCCTTCCTAGGAAAGATCTTCACTGTACTGTTTAAAAATTAgtcacacagaaaaagaaatcaaagcttTAAAATATAGTCTGCAACAAAGACTTGAAAAGTATTTCCAGCAGTCATGGGAAGCAAGAGCAGGGCTGTAGGATGGGATGGGTTTGCACAGTTTTCTGTAGTGGCTGCTGGGCTACCCCGTTCCTGCATGTAATTTGTCTTCCATCTGTAAAACCTGTaatgcaaggaaagaaaaggaaaaaaaggggggggggggggggggggggggggggggggggaaccagCAAAACTCTGACTGCCTTGGgatacagcttctctgggcatctGCCATGTATTTCCAATAGCTTTGCATCCATGTGCTGCAGGCATTGGGAATTACAGCTGTGTTTGCAAACTCTGCTTACCTAGCTGAGCACTGGCACTCTTTAGACATCCGAGAAGATCCTCATGTTCACTCCAGATGCTAAGTTCAGGGGATGAGACAAAACTTGAGAGAGCTTAGAAGGCCAGCTTTGACATCAATCAGCTTTTCAGAGAACTTAAGCAGGTCAAGAGCAGTAAACCTTATGCCCTGGAGTCACAGcctctcctgcagagctgaatgAGCTCTGTACTTCAGCATCTTTatgattgcccagagaagctgtggatgccccatccctggaggtgttcaaggccataCTGGATGGGGTCCTATTCTAACCTTATATTCcggcaaccctgcccatagcaagTGGTTGGAACTAGTTCAACTTTTAAGGTTGCCTCCAACCCAAGcttttctgtgatgctgtggcaACCGTCTCTGCTGTAGTACCGCTGCCACGAGCTGAGCGTCTTATCTTCAGTGTTTGTCTCAAGTGCACAGCTCCTCCAGTCTACTTCTTTGTTGTGGGCAGGAGGGAAAACATTAATGGTGTGCATCATACCTTAGCTACAAATTAAAAGTATTCTACGCTCACAGACACAAGTGATTCAGTACCAAGCTTATtgaaacaagagaaagaaaactctcAGATTTACTGTGTATGAACTGTGGACTGCCCAAGCAAATTCCTTCCAGCACAGCTTGAGTTTTCCTGACTGCAGATGAGCGCAGCTGAAAGTTATCTTTTTTTGGTGCCTTTTCACTGCGATGCCCTTTTggccttttttatttctctctccaaAGACAAAACCTGTCTGCTCACTCTTGCTCAAACTTCTGCCATTcctctttgttccttttctaaagaggaaaataagaaattattttatttttcatttaaccTGAGTGTTGAATACTTTTACTAGGCAACCCTAGGAAAATTCTGTTGAAGGTGAGATGTTCCAAgacttggagaagaaatgaggTAAGACCCTGAAGTTCTCACAGCAATGACAAGTAGAACCAGATATGAGATACAGGCTGGCATTCTGCCTTGAGGAATGATTGGGATCTGTATTTGGATTTGTCCAGctcaaaagaaatgtttatgCGTACATATCAAAGCTACAACCCTTATACAGACACAGGAGGGAGGCCTACCCATGACATGATTTCCTTCAAGCCTACATCTAAACTGAGTTGGAAAAACTGTGTTAGTTAAGACAGAATTTAAGGTGGCAAAGGCTGTATGACCACCTCGAAAGATGCAGCTGTTACAAGAGAGAGCACTGgcaaagctctgctttttgctcttCAATGCTGCTTGCCCTGTAAATGGTAGGTGAAAGGAGAGGTTTAAGGGGATTGGAAGAAGTCCAATGAGCATAGCTGTGGCTACTACagcactgtttgtttgtttttaaatttcgacatttcttaatttataaaaatttttctaagtttgtttttgtggaaagGACAGTCTCCTCCACGGGGATCCCAAATCCCTGAAGCCAGAGTAGTCccagaaataagaaatgctgCTCGGAATCTAAACTTGTCGAAGTCCTTTCAAGTTGGGCACCAGAAGTCCTGGCCGGCCTGATGGGTGACAGTGGCCGCTCCCTGCCACCCTCTGTGGCACTGTGGTCACCTCACCACGTGGTCATGGGGGATGTGGGTGCGGGCCCTCACCTGCCAAGCAAGAGAGTGgcagctccacagcttctctgggcaacctgttccagtgcatcgtTGCCCTCTGACTAAAGGATTTCCTCCCAACATCCAATCTATGTCTATCTCCCTTTTTGTTCAAGATTATACGCCACCTCCGAGCGCAGCTAATTCCCTCAGGCTTCCCTCGACACCTTTCCACTTGCCGGGGTAACATCCCAGATCTTATCTGAAAGGATACTTTTCCTTCCTGGCAGAGAAAGAATCGCTTCCATAGGAGATATCCCTTTCCCAATGGCTTTGTCAGTGTCCTCTTCCCTTCAAAGGGATCCCAGATGCCTGGCGTTGCTGCCCGCTAGGTTCGGGCCGCAGGCCCCGTTCTCCTGTTAGCAGAGCGGCCAGGGGGCACAGTGCTCAGCCAGATGATGGCTGAAGTCTTTTCATCCGTAGTCAGGAGTTGGACAGTTATTGTCACCTCTGTGAGTTCTGCCtgttcttagaatcatagaatcgtagactCAGAGATCCTCGAATGTTGGaggaaggctggagaagacctctgagatcacctaGACCAACTGTCCACCCCTCagcaatattgcccactaagccatgccTAAGCCATGCCTAAACCATGCCTATTGCGTCgagttctggagcccccaacacaagaaggagaTGGAGTTGTTGGGGCAGGGCCAGgggagggccacgaagatgatcagagggctggagcagctcagggacggggacaggctgagggagttttGGGTacttcagcatggagaagagaaggctgcgaggagaCCTTCTGGCGGCCCGTCAGTACTGGAACGGGGGCTAcggaaaagctggggagggacgtTTCATGAGGGCATGTTgcgacaggacgaggggaaatggcttggAACTGGAAGAGGGTTGATTTGGACTGAATATTAGGAAGTAATGcgttactgtgagggtggtgagacactggaacgggttgcccaaggaggctgtggatgccccctccctggaagcattcaaggccaggctggatggggccctgggcagcctggtgtggtggttggcgTCCCTGCCTGCGGCGGGGGGGCTGGAACGAGATGGTgtgaaaggtcccttccagcccacagcattctgtgattttaattgCCTGGCATTCCTTAGTGTCCCCAGCTCCCCCGAGAGCGctgccaccaggctgagcagaccaTCCACCTGCTCTCACCTCATGCAGGTGGTCTCTCTGCCGCCCTcggatggcagcagcaggctcggGCACTCCGTGCGGCCCGAGACCTGAGGAGCTGTATTCCTGGGTAGGCACGCAGTTTGGGTAGGTGCGTTCTTTTTGGCAAGAGCTTTCTTCCTGGTGGAGGCCACGGCTAGGTTTGTTGTCGAGGAGGAAGCCAATAGGTGAGGTGGTCTCCTGAGTGGGGAGGGAGAGTCTGCCTTCCCTGCTCGCCGTGCCTGCGCCAACGGCTGTGCCACAGTCTGTCTGCTGGCTCTGTTCAGCCACGCTCCTGGTTGAGCACGGCCCCTGAGAGGAGCCTTTGTACGTTCAGGATTTGACCCCGTCACTCGTGGCTCCGCTCACAGCGCCTCAGAGCCCCTGCGCTCGCACTCTGTGAGGGGACTGCGGGTCCCTGCCTCTCCCTGAGCTGTTTCCCGCAGATTTCTTGCGATGGCTCGGCTCCGTCCTCATCCTCTTCCCCCGTTCCCATCTTTGTGGAAGTTTATTTCCTTACTGAATGCGCCGACATTCTCAGCCGTTTTCTCTGGTGAGCTTGTGACCACGGGCACCTGGCAGTGGCACAGATGGGTTCTGTGGCTGAGCCACCAGTCCTCTCACAgggcctggagcagctgcagggcctgTCGCAGGGCCTGTCACAAGCGCAGGGCCTGTCTCGAGGGCAGAAGCAAGCGCACGGCCCACGGCAGGGCTTAGAGCAACCACAGCACCCAGCGTAAGGGCTGGGGCAAGCACAGGGCCCGTCACAACGGCAGGGCCTTTCAGCAGGGttgaagcagctgcaggcctCGTTGTGACAGCTGGAGCAACTGCCGCCTGCGTTGGAGGGTTGGAGCGGTTGCAGGGCCTGCTGAGTTGTCGTTGGCTCCAAAGGcgtccagggatggagcacccacgTCGTCTGTGGGCTGCCTAtcccagcacctcagcactctctctgtgaagaacttggTCCTGGCATCCACGCTAAGGCTTCCCTCCCTGAGCTTAGAAACGTTCCCCCTCAGACGTGGCAGCAGTGCCCACGTGCAGGAGGAAAGCCCAAGCTGTGACGCagctggaagcagccctggACCTGCCATGTACCCTGAAGACGGTGGCACCCCAAGCCCAGCACCGGGCTGCCCCTGCCAGTGCGGCCTGGGTTCTTGAGGAATGGGGGGCCCTGTGCCCCGCTGGGGATGTGGCCCGAACGCAGCTCAGCCTGGACTGGGCCAGGTGAAGGGAGGTCTGGGGAGGAGACAACCGTGTTGTCAAGGTCCCTACCTCTGCCCATGTCAGCAGAAGCGGGGAAGGATGAAACCGACAGCTGTCTGGGGGGGATCTCTGATCTTTATTGTGTTGGACTCTTGGGACCAGAGAAAgcaggggggatggggaggggggtaTGACTGTTTGCCAAGGGTGGATGGCGATAGGtcaaggggggatggttttgaAGTAAGAAAGGGGAGGGCTTTGGGTGAGGGTCCGGGTCCGCCTTCAGCGCCTGGCCTGTCCCCTGCGTCGCGGCACTCTGGAAGCCCTTGGGGACCTCGAAGTGGCAGATCTTGTTGATCTGCGGGTGGCGCTCTGCTCCCTTGAGGCTGGCCTTCGCCTGCTGCCATGGCGTCTTCTTGGCCGGCTCTGGGAGCTCGGGTCCCGACGTTGCAGCGGGGAGCGGCTCCGTGTGCGGCTTCTTCCTGAACGCTGCCTGCGACGTCTTCTGCGTGCAGCTGCCGGAGACGCCCTGGAGGAGCCTGATGCCCTCCGCCTGGTGGCTGCGTGGGAGTCGCTCTCAGCACGTGGGGCTGCTGTTCGCCTGCTCCCACGGCGTCCTCGCAGCTGCTCAGGGGTAGCCCGGTCCTCCGATGAACGTGTGCCGTTTGTCCCCTGCTCCGTCTCAGGCACACTGGGCAGGTCGCTGTGCtcaggcagctgggagctctgtgaTGTCCCCAACGCTGCCTGGCTGTCGGGCATGGAGCCGAAGGTCTCAGgctccatggagctgctggatggACCCGGAGCCGGAGCCgtctggctggcagtgctgggagcggCGAACTCAGCGTTGGCGCTGGAGGCTGTAAGGGGAGGCAGGAAGGTCGtgagcctggagctgcagcagcagcccagtggGATCTGCCATCCCACTTGGGGCAGACAGACTCTGGCAACGGTGGCCCGAGCACTTGCAggcaggccttgcctggccccagCGCGGTGCCTCGCGGCTGATTGCCTCTTACCGGTAGCCAGGCCAGCACAGCTGTTGCACTCCCACATGTCTGTGGTGTTGCTCAAGTGGGAGCACTGTCGATGGgtgccctcagcagcacaggagctgcacaggatgagctcccagggcctggggaagCAAAGAGGTTGTGGCTGTGAGGGCCGAGTGATCCAAGCCAGGGAGTTCCCGACACAGCACGTCCCTGTTGCTCAGTGcttgctcccccagcctgcGGTGAGGCTGAGATCCCCCGCAGAGCCCCAGCGAGCTGCTGTGGTAACTCACCCCCTACTCTGtgcctgctctctgcctccGTGGTAAAGGCACTGGCTGGCATCGCAGCGGCTGTGCATCTCTAGAAGGGGTTCATAGGACTCCTCGTCCTCCCACGATGCATCTCTacaagagaagggaagggaagcgaTGAGCCCCCAGTGTGCCCAGCATAAGACCCAAGGTTATCCCATCTCATCCACCCCATGTCCgcttccagcttctccacgaaGCTGGGGCACATGGTCATGCGACAGCCAAGGGCCATGGCTGCTGAGCCAGTCCCTGggcaggcccagcactgcagccttaaCGTCAGCAGAACTGGGCAGGACACCAACCTTAATGGGATGTGGATCCCCATGTTGGACAtctcttcacagaagagaatGTAGTCTCGGCAGCCGGGGCACTCGAAGTACGCAGTGCCAGCACTCAAGGCctgttgctgcaggagaagcacaagcagGGTGAGCGTGAGCAGcgcctggtgctgctgagcaccgaGCGTGCCTGCAGGGTGCGGGGtgggctcctacctggatgcagTCCCGGTGGAACCAGACGTGTTTGCAGGCtgggcacaccatggtgtgGTAGGACAAGCTGTCCCCCACAGGCTCCAAGCAGACGAGGCAGATGGTGCCTTGTGCTGGAGCTTCCTGAGTGGCCTGTTGAGggcggtgctcccagcagaaggacctgggggaagaCGGAAGGGATGGGCACGGTGAGAAGTGCTGCGAGGAGGGCAGGGGACCAGGAAGGAGCCCCCGGgccctggctctggctctgtcaggctgctgggaggtgtaACCGTGGGTTCCTCCGtggcttggctgctgctgagagccctTACCTGTAGTCTCCAAAGTACTGGGTGATGCATTCGCCGTCCTTGGCGCAGGGCAGATGGAAGCTGCGTGCACAGCCTCTCTCTGCGCATGTGATGGCAGCCCCCCTCTCGCCGCAAACACAGCattgctggaaagagcagaagagcccCATGAGCGACAGGCTGAGGGCCTCCACGGCTGgccccacacctctgggcagggcagAGGATGTGGGCACTGCAGGGTGCCCCTCTGCAAAGCTGCCTGGCGGGCAGGGCTGATCTGGTATGGGCAGGACTTTGTCCTGGAGGCAGTTGGACATTGGGTCGAGAGTAAGCTGGAGTGAGCCCCTGCTGGCCCAAACCTGCCTGCTCTGTACAGGTCCTCACCTTCTTGTTTGCCTGCCTGACCTTGCGTGCGATGGCAGCAAGCGGGAGGACCTCAATTCCTGGTCTTGCTTTAGCCGTGATGTTGGCAGACGTCTGTAGGAGAGAAAGAGCTGATTAGGACGGAAGGACAGGGAGCATCCCCGGCAGGAATGTGGAAGGTGCCCATGGGggaactcaccaagcagaacTCATGGACACGAATCCCAGTCTCGAAAAGTGTGTGCCCGCAGATGTCCGGGTCGACATCTGCCTGGCCACACAGcgcacacactgcagaggagagagcaaatgCGAGCAGCGGTGAGCAGCTGGCGGGACCAGACGTCCCtgagggctgtccccagggtccTGCTCTGTGTCTGCCGTGCTGGCTGGAGgcggtggaggggaaggggccacGGCAGGCcccaggcagccacagcccaagctGGGCCCCCTTGCcgaggagcagaggggcccagccccatgcctgcctgggagctcctgcctgccccttcctccccgCTCATCTCTCAGCCGCAGGCAGAGGCCCAGCGCCCCTCTGCCCAGCATCGGGAGCTGTGCACAGGGATGCTGTGCTCTCACCTGGCTCCTCCGAGCTGGAGGCCTTCCGCTTCCTATCGGACATGATGTGCGTTAACAGCGAGCACTGCGAGAGTCCCTGCTCTCTCTGCGCCTCGCCAGGCCGCACTGACGCTCGGGTTGAGCCCAGCAGCTATTGCTGTGCTCCAGGCTTCGCGCGTCACAATGGGCGCACTCTGACACGCACTGTGACATCACGGTCACCACGGCCTCGGTGGGGGTGTGGGTGGGGGCCCTCAAGCAGGAGGGTGGCAGCCGttgcaggcagcactgagtgaGGACCCGGCGCTGCCATGCAGCTGAGAGGAAGGACggcctccctcaacctgctggcgCTGCTCCTCGCGGCAGATGCTGAAGTGCAGCTGTCCCTTGGCCACGCTTGCAGCCCGGGTTCCACGCCAGCACTTCTGATCTGAGTCCAGTCTTGGTTTCGGGAGGGTCTAGTAAAAGTTGCAA of the Gallus gallus isolate bGalGal1 chromosome 1, bGalGal1.mat.broiler.GRCg7b, whole genome shotgun sequence genome contains:
- the LOC121109715 gene encoding serine/arginine-rich splicing factor 6-like, with translation MWECNSCAGLATASSANAEFAAPSTASQTAPAPGPSSSSMEPETFGSMPDSQAALGTSQSSQLPEHSDLPSVPETEQGTNGTRSSEDRATPEQLRGRRGSRRTAAPRAESDSHAATRRRASGSSRASPAAARRRRRRQRSGRSRTRSRSPLQRRDPSSQSRPRRRHGSRRRPASREQSATRRSTRSATSRSPRASRVPRRRGQARR
- the LOC121109712 gene encoding PHD finger protein 7-like; translation: MSDRKRKASSSEEPVCALCGQADVDPDICGHTLFETGIRVHEFCLTSANITAKARPGIEVLPLAAIARKVRQANKKQCCVCGERGAAITCAERGCARSFHLPCAKDGECITQYFGDYRSFCWEHRPQQATQEAPAQGTICLVCLEPVGDSLSYHTMVCPACKHVWFHRDCIQVGAHPAPCRHARCSAAPGAAHAHPACASPAATGLECWHCVLRVPRLPRLHSLL